Proteins encoded by one window of Branchiostoma floridae strain S238N-H82 chromosome 6, Bfl_VNyyK, whole genome shotgun sequence:
- the LOC118417266 gene encoding death-associated protein kinase 1-like produces the protein MTSEFKDHLRISDEVFLMNCKETRTAEMDRLKKLLATMKINMSEHQRQMPKLCAEISKQLSSWCKKKCSPKCPVLRWPGYVDAVKEIDPHVEEDFLRKSTRFLDHLGEVIFNSPGTSDPIIVLKPNWLCTDVIGPMMAPVNFPIPRPERTSEDYVTRAEIQRVFQDVADVDLLITLLQEFQLCHTYDGQTFIFPGLLTQTMPPDKWQPTPEPKVVYFGKQVQCAGSTDMFSSGFFPRVQTHLMRELENRPLLWRDGAKCWDFDVEGLIKLSPDGRAVNICVRSAQGDKVQCGKMLQQLENIIADVLDECSPGTGTVEKVLSARALKEHREEFYSYGKEEISKAEGGTISHPTLGFKEQVSDLLCEQTPLTRNRPELVQALRHVEPILDHLQARDILTVEECDVIRANSTPQDRARGLLDTVGTKGEDALQVFQSVLGEVEPRAADLLMSSQRTDELQDQEAQLTRHRPELVQALRHVEPLLDHLQAMAVLSTEECDVIRVKGTPQDRARALLDTVGAKPGDARQVFKAVLEEVNPEAAEMMQ, from the exons atgacgtcagagttcaAAGATCACCTCCGCATCTCAGACGAAGTCTTCCTGATGAACTGTAAGGAGACCAGAACAGCTGAGATGGACCGGCTCAAGAAACTGCTGGCCACGATGAAGATTAATATGTCAGAG CACCAGCGCCAAATGCCCAAACTGTGCGCCGAAATCTCCAAACAGCTGTCCAGCTGGTGTAAGAAGAAGTGCAGCCCAAAGTGTCCGGTACTGAGGTGGCCAGGCTACGTGGACGCAGTCAAAGAGATCGACCCGCATGTGGAGGAGGACTTTCTCAGGAAGTCTACAAGATTTCTGGACCATCTGGGGGAG GTTATCTTCAACAGTCCGGGTACTTCTGATCCCATCATTGTCCTGAAGCCCAACTGGCTCTGCACTGACGTCATCGGTCCAATGATGGCACCAGTCAACTTCCCCATTCCCCGCCCGGAGAGAACAAGCGAAGACTACGTCACCAGGGCGGAGATCCAGCGCGTCTTCCAAGACGTTGCTGACGTGGATCTCCTCATCACCCTGCTGCAAGAGTTCCAGCTCTGCCACACCTATGACGGAcagaccttcatcttcccaggGCTGCTGACACAAACCATGCCTCCTGACAAGTGGCAACCAACACCCGAGCCAAAGGTGGTCTACTTTGGGAAGCAAGTCCAGTGTGCCGGCTCAACTGACATGTTCTCCTCCGGGTTCTTTCCCCGAGTGCAGACCCACCTGATGAGGGAGCTGGAGAATCGCCCGCTGCTATGGAGGGATGGCGCAAAATGTTGGGACTTTGATGTGGAAGGTCTGATCAAACTCTCTCCGGACGGCCGTGCAGTCAACATCTGTGTCCGGAGTGCGCAGGGTGACAAGGTGCAGTGTGGCAagatgctgcagcagctggagaaCATCATCGCTGATGTGCTGGATGAGTGCAGCCCAGGAACAGGCACAGTTGAGAAGGTGCTCAGCGCTCGTGCACTTAAGGAACACAGGGAGGAATTCTACTCCTATGGCAAGGAAGAGATCAGCAAAGCAGAGGGCGGTACAATCTCCCATCCCACCCTCGGGTTCAAGGAACAGGTCAGTGACCTGCTGTGCGAGCAGACCCCGCTCACCAGGAACCGCCCAGAGCTGGTCCAGGCCTTGCGGCACGTGGAGCCAATCCTGGACCACCTGCAGGCACGTGACATCCTTACTGTGGAGgagtgtgacgtcatcagggcCAACAGCACGCCCCAGGATCGCGCACGCGGGCTGTTGGACACTGTGGGGACGAAGGGAGAAGACGCGCTTCAGGTGTTCCAGTCAGTCCTGGGGGAGGTTGAGCCACGAGCAGCAGACTTGCTGATGTCCTCACAGCGGACCGATGAGCTACAGGACCAGGAGGCCCAGCTGACCAGACACCGCCCTGAGCTGGTGCAGGCCCTGCGGCACGTGGAGCCGCTCCTGGACCATCTGCAGGCGATGGCGGTCCTCAGCACGGAGgagtgtgacgtcatcagggtCAAAGGTACGCCCCAGGACCGCGCACGCGCACTGCTGGACACCGTGGGAGCAAAGCCTGGAGATGCACGTCAGGTGTTCAAGGCCGTCCTGGAGGAGGTGAACCCGGAGGCTGCGGAAATGATGCAGTAA